The following proteins are co-located in the Carassius auratus strain Wakin chromosome 7, ASM336829v1, whole genome shotgun sequence genome:
- the abhd2a gene encoding monoacylglycerol lipase ABHD2, producing MNTHDSEVYTVAPEMPAMFDGMKLAAVATVLYVIVRCLNLKSPTAPPDLTYQDTALNHFLLKSCPILTKEYIPPLLWGKSGHLQTALYGKLGRVSSPHPFGLRKYLPMQDGATATFDLFEPLADHQTGEDVTMVICPGIGNHSEKHYIRTFVDHSQKQGYRCAVLNHLGALPNIELTSPRMFTYGCTWEFAAMVGFIKKTYPQSKLIVVGFSLGGNIVCKFLGENRTNQERVLCCVSVCQGYSALRAQETFLQWDQCRRFYNFLMADNMKKIILSHRGVLFGVGSTKMVDADLSRLYTATSLMQIDDNIMRKFHGHNSLKEYYEKESCVHYIHNINVPLLLVNSGDDPLVHDSLLTIPRTLAEKKENVIFALTLHGGHLGFFEGAVLFPQPLTWMDKVIVGYANAICQWEKQKPPCKSQGAHSIETKCQDSKS from the exons ATGAACACTCACGATTCGGAGGTGTACACGGTGGCGCCGGAGATGCCGGCGATGTTTGACGGCATGAAGTTGGCGGCGGTGGCCACCGTTCTCTACGTCATCGTTCGGTGTCTAAACTTGAAAAGTCCCACAGCTCCACCAGACCTCACTTACCAGGATACAGCACTCAACCACTTCCTGCTCAAGTCCTGTCCTATTCTGACCAAAGA GTACATTCCTCCTCTTCTGTGGGGTAAAAGCGGTCATCTGCAGACAGCCCTCTATGGAAAGCTGGGTCGGGTCAGTTCACCACACCCGTTCGGCCTGCGCAAATATCTGCCCATGCAGGATGGAGCCACGGCAACTTTTGACCTCTTTGAACCGCTGGCGGATCATCAGACCGGAG AGGACGTCACCATGGTCATCTGTCCAGGCATTGGGAACCACAGTGAAAAGCACTATATCCGCACGTTTGTGGACCATTCGCAGAAACAGGGCTACCGCTGTGCTGTGCTCAATCACCTCGGGGCCTTGCCGAACATTGAGCTTACCTCTCCTCGCATGTTCACCTATG GTTGTACGTGGGAGTTTGCAGCAATGGTGGGCTTCATCAAAAAGACATATCCCCAGAGCAAACTTATTGTCGTGGGCTTCAGTCTGGGGGGAAATATCGTGTGCAAGTTCCTCGGAGAGAACCGAACCAACCAGGAGCGTGTTCTGTGTTGTGTGAGCGTGTGCCAGGGCTACAGTGCACTAAG ggCTCAGGAGACGTTTCTGCAGTGGGACCAGTGCCGTCGTTTCTATAACTTCCTGATGGCCGACAACATGAAGAAGATCATTTTGTCCCACAG GGGCGTGTTATTCGGAGTTGGCTCAACTAAAATGGTGGATGCGGATCTGAGCCGGCTCTACACTGCCACATCTCTCATGCAGATCGATGACAATATCATGAG AAAATTCCATGGGCACAACTCTCTGAAGGAGTACTACGAGAAGGAGAGCTGTGTTCATTACATTCATAAT ATAAATGTGCCTCTGCTGCTGGTGAACTCTGGTGACGATCCGCTTGTGCACGACTCACTGCTCACCATTCCTCGCACACTCGCAG aaaagaaagaaaacgtgATCTTCGCTCTGACGCTGCACGGTGGGCACCTGGGTTTCTTCGAGGGCGCTGTACTGTTCCCTCAGCCCCTCACCTGGATGGACAAGGTCATCGTGGGCTATGCCAATGCCATCTGCCAGTGGGAGAAACAGAAACCACCGTGCAAAAGTCAAGGCGCCCATTCCATCGAAACCAAATGCCAAGACAGTAAATCCTAA
- the rlbp1a gene encoding retinaldehyde-binding protein 1a, producing MAATGTFRMVSEEEQALRTKLEHLSVKDHGPVYGPCKKLPDHTKQKAKDELNETEERKVSSIKELRAMIKEKASGGGDLAKAVQEKFENEPDSLLLRFIRARKFDVTRAHELMKGYVRFRRDYPELFENLTPEAVRSTIEAGYPRILSTRDKYGRVVLLFNIDNWDLEEVTFDETLRAYCVILEKLLENEETQINGFALIENFKGFTMQHASGIKHTELKKMVDMLQDSFPARFKAVHVIHQPWYFTTTYNVVKPFMKSKLLERVFVHGDELDGYFKDFGTEILPPDFDGTGPKCDGKETAIKLFGSEDTAL from the exons ATGGCTGCT ACCGGAACATTTCGTATGGTGTCTGAGGAGGAGCAGGCGTTACGCACTAAACTCGAACATCTGAGCGTTAAGGACCACGGGCCGGTTTACGGACCCTGTAAGAAACTCCCAGATCACACTAAACAGAAG GCTAAAGATGAACTGAATGAAACAGAGGAGAGGAAAGTGTCTTCTATAAAGGAATTGAGGGCCATGATAAAAGAAAAGGCAAGCGGAGGCGGCGATCTGGCCAAAGCTGTGCAAGAAAAATTTGAGAATGAGCCAGATTCCCTTCTTCTGAGATTCATACGTGCCAGAAAGTTTGATGTGACAAGAGCACACGAGCTCATGAAAG GTTATGTGCGGTTTAGGCGAGACTATCCGGAGCTGTTCGAGAACTTAACCCCAGAGGCTGTGCGCAGCACCATTGAAGCTGGTTACCCTCGAATCCTCTCCACCAGAGACAAGTACGGCCGAGTGGTGCTGCTCTTCAACATCGACAACTGGGATCTGGAGGAGGTCACTTTTGATGAA ACTCTGCGTGCCTACTGTGTAATCCTTGAGAAACTTCTAGAAAATGAAGAGACCCAAATTAACGGCTTTGCCCTCATTGAGAACTTCAAGGGCTTCACGATGCAGCACGCATCCGGCATCAAACACACCGAGCTGAAGAAGATGGTGGACATGTTACAG GACTCTTTCCCGGCCCGATTCAAGGCGGTGCATGTGATCCACCAGCCCTGGTACTTCACAACCACCTATAACGTGGTGAAGCCCTTCATGAAGAGCAAACTGCTGGAGAGG GTTTTTGTTCATGGGGACGAGCTGGATGGATACTTCAAGGACTTTGGTACTGAAATCCTTCCTCCGGATTTCGATGGGACGGGTCCCAAATGTGACGGCAAAGAGACGGCGATCAAGCTCTTTGGATCTGAAGATACAGCTCTTTAA